From the genome of Vicia villosa cultivar HV-30 ecotype Madison, WI linkage group LG2, Vvil1.0, whole genome shotgun sequence, one region includes:
- the LOC131651509 gene encoding uncharacterized protein LOC131651509 codes for MEEFSDKLGLPIRNHIPFTGLEDTPKLEVIATALYIKKSKIEGHWESRSGVKGFLAKFLVGKARMFLKAMSYQAFEDILALLIYGLVLFLNPDQFIDVHAVKIFLTHNPVPNLLGDILHSLHTLMRNDQGLQWHKRIMSLSHSDIRWLSLSKENVTIIDRCGQYPNVPFLGIRGGITYNPCLALHQFGYARRDGPHQMLIQGVVFDYEDDSQGYRREFVRSWDMVNRVDSKSLGQRNSIPLEPYLRWVCTRAQRFVMPYPYVRPVIVEPECEEKVPQVISHPDMPTDIEELKRSWIQIKEERNTFEALFHAKENKVLELTRQLQDKQKVNTYLGAKRKRPWDT; via the exons ATGGAGGAGTTTTCTGACAAACTTGGCCTCCCTATCCGAAATCACATTCcattcactggtttggaagataCTCCAAAACTGGAAGTCATAGCCACTGCTTTATATATTAAGAAATCTAAAATTGAAGGTCATTGGGAATCaagaagtggagtcaagggtttcctcgctaagttcttagtCGGAAAAGCTCGTATGTTTTTGAAagccatgagttatcaagccttcgagGACATATTAGCTTTACTTATTTATGGTTTGGTGCTATTTCttaatcctgatcagttcataGATGTGCATGCcgtaaagatatttctgacacacAACCCAGTGCCTAATTTGCTTGGAGACATCttacactctcttcacactc taatgaggaaTGACCAAGGGCTTCAATGGCATaagagaataatgtcactttctcattctgaTATCCGTTGGCTTTCCTTATCAAAGGAGAATGTTACTATCATTgaccgttgtggacaatatcctaatgttCCTTTTCTTGGCATAAGAGGGGGTATTACTTATAACCCTTGCTTGGCTCTACATcagtttggttatgctcgaagagatggtcctcatcagatGCTTATACAAGGAGTTGTGTTCGATTATGAAGATGATTCTCAAGGTTACCGCCGGGAGTTTGTACGTTCTTGGGACATGGTAAACAGAGTTGATAGCAAGAGCTTGGGGCAAAGGAACTCCATTCCTTTAgagccttacctcagatgggtgtgCACCCGTGCTCAACGCTTCgtcatgccttatccatatgtcAGACCTGTAATTGTGGAACCCGAGTGCGAAGAAAAGGTACCTCAAGTTATttctcatccagacatgccaaccgACATTGAGGAACtaaagagatcttggattcagataaaagaagaaagaaatacTTTTGAAGCTCTATTCCACGCTAAAGAGAATAAAGTGTTAGAGCTTACGAGGCAACTCCAAGACAAACAGAAGGTCAACACTTACCTTGGTgcaaaaaggaagcgtccatgggataCTTGA